A genome region from Rhizobium sp. N324 includes the following:
- the rhaI gene encoding L-rhamnose catabolism isomerase → MAEFSIAQDLVATENDKRATALKADYEALGANLDRRGVDIEAITRKVAEFFVAVPSWGVGTGGTRFARFPGTGEPRGIFDKLDDCAVINQLTQATPNVSLHIPWDKADAKELKAKGDALGLGFDAMNSNTFSDGPGQAHSYKYGSLSHTDAATRAQAVEHNLECIAIGQALGSKALTVWIGDGSNFPGQSNFTKAFERYLASMADIYKALPDDWKLFSEHKMYEPAFYSTIVQDWGTNYLIAQTLGPKAYCLVDLGHHAPNTNIEMIVARLIQFGKLGGFHFNDSKYGDDDLDAGAIDPYRLFLVFNELVDAEQRGVNDFNPAHMIDQSHNVTDPIESLINSANEIRRAYAQALIVDRKVLDGYQQDNDALMASETLKRAYRADVEPILAEARRRAGGAIDPIAAYRASGYRKKIAAERPASAAGGGGII, encoded by the coding sequence ATGGCCGAGTTCAGTATCGCGCAGGATCTGGTCGCGACAGAAAACGACAAGCGGGCAACCGCACTGAAAGCCGATTACGAGGCGCTGGGTGCAAACCTCGATCGCCGCGGCGTGGATATCGAGGCAATCACCCGCAAGGTCGCGGAATTTTTCGTCGCCGTTCCCTCCTGGGGCGTCGGCACCGGCGGCACGCGTTTTGCCCGCTTCCCCGGCACGGGCGAGCCGCGCGGCATTTTCGACAAGCTCGACGATTGCGCCGTCATCAACCAGCTGACGCAGGCGACACCGAATGTCTCGCTGCATATTCCCTGGGACAAGGCGGATGCCAAGGAGCTGAAGGCAAAGGGCGATGCGCTCGGTCTCGGCTTCGACGCGATGAATTCGAACACCTTCTCCGATGGACCGGGGCAGGCCCATTCCTACAAATACGGTTCGCTCAGCCATACCGATGCGGCAACGCGGGCGCAGGCGGTCGAGCACAATCTCGAATGCATCGCGATTGGTCAGGCGCTCGGCTCCAAGGCGCTGACCGTCTGGATCGGCGACGGCTCGAACTTCCCCGGCCAGAGCAATTTCACCAAGGCGTTCGAGCGTTACCTCGCCTCGATGGCCGACATCTACAAGGCGCTGCCGGACGACTGGAAGCTGTTTTCCGAGCACAAGATGTACGAGCCGGCCTTCTATTCGACGATCGTCCAGGACTGGGGCACCAACTACCTGATCGCCCAGACGCTCGGGCCCAAGGCTTACTGCCTGGTCGACCTCGGCCATCATGCGCCGAACACCAATATCGAGATGATCGTCGCCCGTCTGATCCAGTTCGGCAAGCTCGGCGGCTTTCACTTCAACGATTCGAAATATGGCGACGACGATCTCGACGCCGGCGCGATCGATCCTTACCGGCTGTTCCTGGTCTTCAACGAATTGGTCGATGCCGAGCAGCGCGGGGTCAACGACTTCAATCCGGCTCACATGATCGACCAGTCGCACAATGTCACCGACCCGATCGAAAGCCTGATCAACAGCGCCAACGAGATTCGCCGCGCCTATGCACAGGCGCTGATCGTCGACCGCAAGGTGCTCGACGGCTACCAGCAGGACAATGACGCGCTGATGGCGTCGGAAACGCTGAAGCGCGCCTATCGCGCCGATGTCGAGCCGATCCTCGCCGAGGCCCGCCGCAGGGCCGGCGGTGCGATCGACCCGATCGCCGCCTACCGCGCCAGCGGCTACCGCAAGAAAATAGCGGCCGAGCGTCCGGCCTCCGCTGCCGGCGGCGGCGGTATCATCTGA
- a CDS encoding carboxymuconolactone decarboxylase family protein: MQERMGNPALVLPAAMQALTALAKVPTETGLSPKLLELVNLRASQINGCSVCIDGHPRIAKKLGETDERLFAVSAWRDTPYFSDAERAALALTEAVTRTSDRSDPVPDEIWDEATRHYDGKSLAALVIAIANINVWNRLNIATRQIAGAWKP; this comes from the coding sequence ATGCAGGAGAGAATGGGAAATCCCGCCCTCGTGCTTCCCGCCGCCATGCAGGCGCTGACAGCCCTTGCCAAGGTGCCGACTGAGACCGGCCTTTCACCGAAACTGCTTGAACTCGTCAATCTGCGCGCCAGCCAGATCAATGGCTGCAGCGTCTGCATCGACGGGCATCCGCGCATCGCCAAGAAGCTCGGCGAAACGGACGAAAGGCTTTTCGCCGTTAGTGCCTGGCGCGACACGCCCTATTTCAGCGATGCCGAGCGGGCAGCCCTTGCGCTGACGGAGGCGGTGACCCGCACCAGCGACCGTTCCGACCCCGTGCCCGACGAGATCTGGGACGAGGCGACCCGGCATTATGACGGCAAGAGCCTCGCGGCCCTCGTCATCGCCATCGCCAATATCAATGTCTGGAACCGGCTGAACATCGCCACCCGGCAGATCGCCGGCGCCTGGAAGCCGTAA
- a CDS encoding sigma-70 family RNA polymerase sigma factor, with protein sequence MDEKKWLADEFEANRAHLRAAAYRMLGSRSEAEDAVQEAWLRLSRTDTTDVGNLGGWLTTVVARICLDMLRTRKTRREEPLEMPVHAVIADPANDPERDAAFAESVGVALLVVLQTLAPAERVAFVLHDMFDLPFDEIAPIIGRSSAAARQLASRARRRVQGTDERPDVDFGRKRTVAEAFLSASRNGDLDALLAVLAPDVVFRPDATAARFGTIGEMRGADEIARTFKGRAQAAEIAVVDGELGFVVQIGGQLRVVVALTIANGRIAAIDAIADPDHLERLDYSILRD encoded by the coding sequence ATGGACGAGAAAAAATGGCTGGCCGACGAATTCGAGGCGAACAGGGCGCATCTGCGGGCGGCTGCCTATCGCATGCTCGGTTCACGCAGCGAGGCTGAGGACGCCGTTCAGGAGGCCTGGCTGCGGCTCAGCCGCACTGACACGACTGACGTCGGCAATCTCGGCGGCTGGCTGACGACGGTGGTGGCGCGGATCTGCCTCGACATGCTGCGCACGCGCAAGACCCGGCGCGAGGAGCCGCTGGAGATGCCGGTCCATGCGGTGATTGCCGATCCGGCGAACGATCCGGAGCGGGATGCAGCCTTCGCCGAATCGGTCGGCGTGGCGCTGCTCGTCGTGCTGCAGACGCTGGCGCCGGCCGAGCGTGTGGCCTTCGTGCTGCACGACATGTTCGATCTGCCCTTCGACGAGATCGCGCCGATCATCGGCCGCTCGTCCGCCGCTGCCCGCCAGCTCGCAAGCCGCGCCCGCCGCCGGGTGCAGGGCACGGATGAGAGGCCTGATGTCGATTTCGGCCGCAAGCGGACGGTCGCGGAGGCCTTTCTGAGCGCATCGCGCAACGGCGATCTGGACGCCTTGCTTGCCGTGCTTGCCCCCGATGTCGTCTTCCGGCCGGATGCAACGGCGGCGCGGTTCGGCACGATCGGCGAAATGCGTGGCGCAGATGAGATCGCCCGAACCTTCAAGGGCCGGGCGCAGGCGGCAGAAATCGCCGTTGTCGACGGCGAGCTCGGATTCGTCGTGCAGATCGGCGGCCAGCTCCGCGTCGTCGTGGCGCTGACGATCGCCAATGGCAGGATCGCTGCGATCGACGCCATTGCCGATCCGGATCACCTCGAACGGCTTGACTACTCGATCCTTCGGGATTGA